A single region of the Salvelinus sp. IW2-2015 linkage group LG20, ASM291031v2, whole genome shotgun sequence genome encodes:
- the LOC111981020 gene encoding gap junction beta-1 protein-like encodes MPLTPPDELDLESKMNWASFYAVISGVNRHSTGIGRIWLSVLFIFRILVLVVAAESVWGDEKSGFTCNTQQPGCNSVCYDHFFPISHIRLWALQLILVSTPALLVAMHVAHRRHIDKKIYKLSGRANPKELEQIKTQKMKIAGALWWTYIISLFFRIIFEVTFMYLFYMIYPGYKMIRLVKCDSYPCPNTVDCFVSRPTEKTVFTVFMLAVSGICILLNIAEVVFLVGKACSRHLSNAGDSTMGAWITQKLCSY; translated from the exons ATGCCTCTTACACCTCCTGATGAGCTTG ACCTGGAATCGAAAATGAACTGGGCGTCCTTTTATGCCGTCATCAGCGGTGTAAACAGACACTCCACGGGCATTGGTCGCATCTGGCTCTCTGTCCTTTTCATCTTCCGTATCCTGGTCCTGGTGGTTGCAGCAGAGAGTGTGTGGGGTGACGAGAAGTCCGGCTTCACCTGTAATACCCAGCAGCCCGGCTGCAACAGCGTCTGTTATGACCACTTCTTCCCCATCTCACACATCCGTCTGTGGGCCCTGCAGCTCATTCTGGTGTCCACCCCAGCCCTGCTGGTGGCCATGCATGTGGCCCACCGCCGACACATCGACAAAAAAATCTACAAGCTGTCTGGCCGGGCCAACCCCAAGGAACTGGAGCAAATCAAGACCCAGAAGATGAAGATCGCAGGTGCCCTTTGGTGGACATACATCATCAGCCTCTTCTTCCGCATCATCTTTGAGGTGACCTTCATGTATCTCTTCTACATGATCTACCCTGGCTATAAGATGATCCGGCTGGTCAAGTGTGACTCGTACCCCTGCCCCAACACAGTGGACTGCTTTGTGTCCAGGCCCACAGAGAAGACCGTCTTCACTGTGTTCATGCTGGCTGTGTCAGGGATCTGCATCCTGCTCAACATCGCAGAGGTGGTCTTCCTAGTGGGAAAGGCCTGTAGTAGGCACTTAAGCAATGCTGGAGACTCAACCATGGGAGCATGGATCACCCAAAAGCTCTGCTCCTACTAG
- the LOC111980537 gene encoding gap junction alpha-3 protein-like: MADWNLLGKLLESAQEHSTVVGKVWLTVLFIFRILVLGAAAEKVWGDEQSGFTCDTKQPGCQNVCYDKTFPISHIRFWVLQIIFVSTPTLIYLGHILHLVRMEEKQKQKEKDLAEQLAIHNDKQQLLPDAKPKKPPVRDDLGRIRLQGVLLRTYVFNIIFKTLFEVGFIIAQYLLYGFELKPLYTCNRSPCPNVVNCYISRPTEKTIFILFMLAVACISLVLNIVEMYHLGFTKCRRYRHVQSTCETGSKAPSKAVVPSVPNYNYFPRHHPAPEPYHADQYIMNEPDSAYHPYNSKVAYKQNRDNLVVEMNSKPEGGDTTEMKGSSSAPESPSEKQRRPSRSSKHSNSKTRLDDLKI, encoded by the coding sequence ATGGCGGACTGGAACTTGTTGGGCAAGCTTCTGGAGAGTGCCCAGGAGCACTCCACTGTAGTGGGCAAGGTCTGGTTGACCGTGCTCTTCATCTTCAGGATCCTGGTGCTCGGAGCTGCAGCTGAGAAAGTGTGGGGTGATGAGCAGTCTGGCTTCACCTGTGACACCAAGCAGCCTGGTTGTCAGAATGTCTGCTATGACAAGACTTTCCCCATCTCTCATATCCGCTTCTGGGTGCTGCAGATCATCTTCGTGTCCACGCCCACTCTCATCTACCTGGGCCACATCCTGCACCTGGTGCGCATGGAGGAGAAACAGAAGCAGAAGGAGAAAGACTTGGCTGAGCAACTGGCCATTCACAATGATAAGCAGCAGCTGCTGCCTGACGCCAAACCCAAGAAGCCCCCCGTCCGGGACGACCTGGGCCGCATCCGCCTGCAGGGGGTCCTGCTGCGCACATACGTCTTCAACATCATCTTCAAAACCCTGTTCGAGGTGGGATTTATCATAGCTCAGTACCTGCTCTATGGGTTTGAGCTGAAACCTCTGTACACCTGTAACCGCTCACCCTGTCCCAATGTGGTGAACTGCTACATCTCCAGGCCCACAGAGAAGACAATCTTCATCCTCTTCATGTTGGCAGTGGCATGCATATCACTGGTGCTGAACATAGTGGAGATGTATCACCTGGGGTTCACCAAGTGCCGCCGGTACAGACACGTCCAGTCCACATGTGAGACAGGGTCCAAGGCCCCCAGCAAGGCAGTGGTGCCTTCTGTCCCAAACTATAACTACTTCCCTAGGCACCACCCAGCCCCTGAGCCCTACCATGCAGACCAGTACATCATGAATGAGCCTGACTCTGCCTACCACCCCTACAACAGCAAAGTGGCTTACAAGCAGAACAGAGACAACCTGGTCGTAGAGATGAACAGTAAACCAGAAGGGGGTGACACCACAGAAATGAAAGGCTCCAGTTCTGCTCCAGAGTCGCCTTCAGAGAAACAACGGCGACCCAGTCGATCCAGCAAGCACAGCAATAGTAAGACCAGACTAGATGATCTGAAGATCTGA